The stretch of DNA CCGTACTTGAAGAAATCTGTGTTTGTTCATCCAATTTGAAACATTTATTACAAGGTTGCTAGCACTTTGTTCGTGTTGATTTCCCACTTttattgaaggtaaataattctaCTTTCATCATGTTAAATAAAAAGATACACAGACAAGTAATTAATTTGAACATATGAGTTTAAATAAGAATATATCGAGTTTTACAACGAAGTCCCCTTCATATTTGAACACATATCTCAAAGATATAAGATCGCACCTGACAAGTAATACCTCAAAAATGTTGCCAAACGTATATTCTCTTggtatatacttaaaaagacacAAAAAACACATTTAAACAGGTATAATAATTGAAGGAACTGAGTTAACAAACACAAATGGTTGCGATGACGGATCAAGTTGAACGAAAACGGGTGCGAGTGTTTACAGtgctacgtttccgtccgcacgaAGGCATTTATGTTTCGAGGCAAAATATTTCGGGATAAGTCTCGCCCCAGCTCTCGTACTAGTCGCACGTAGCGCGTCGCTCCTCTGCACGTTACTTTCGTCGCTCTATATCCCATTCGTTATGGCTGATGCTGAAGCTCCTGCTGCCGCTGCTCCTGCAGCACCGgcaaaggaaaagaaagagaagaagcccaAGGTAAAGAAGCCCGCTGTTAAGCCTACCCACCCTCCCTACGGGACTATGATTGCTGCTGCTGTGAAAAGTTTGAAGGAAAGGAACGGCTCATCCCGCCAGGCTATTCTGAAGTACATCGTCGCAAATTACAAGGTTGGTGATGAGAAGAAGGCTGGAAGCAGACTCAAGCTGGCCCTGAAGAAGGGCGTTACCTCTGGGGCATTGAAGCAAGTTAAGGGTGCAGGCGCCTCTGGCTCATTCAAACTTGCGAAGGAGGACGCTAAGCCAGTCAAGAAATCTGCACCCAAGCCAGCTGCCAAAAAGTCTCCCAAGAAACCCGCTGCCAAGAAGCCTGCGAAGAAACCCGCTCCCAAGAAAGCGGCCAAGAAGCCAGCAGCCAAGAAAGCCGCGAAGaaacctgctgctgctgctgctaagaaGCCTGCCAAGAAACCAGCAGCCAAGAAGGCCGCGAAAAAGCCAGCTGCTAAGAAACCTACACCAAAGAAGGCCAAGAAGCCAGCGAAGAAGTAAAAGTGACCCTTGATGACCCCTATGAAAGTGTTTAAATGGCTCTCGATGAATGGTATGAACCTAGATTTAAGAAAAATCCCAAGGCATCTGTAGGTGCGACCGAATGTTGTGCTTCTGTAAGAAGTGAAGTTTTCTACTTTTAAGATTTTCTAATGACTGTACCTGAACAATCTCACATACAAAAGATCTCTTGTGTGTAAATATGTGAAATAAAGTATTTCTAGATAATTTTGATATCTATTCATCCTTCCTTAtaacagagtatatatataatatttgatggCCATAAGCAGATATTTAAGCTGATTGTAAGAATATACTCATAATGGTTAAGGTATgccttttatcaaacagtattatTGATGGAAAATGATGATAattgtctgaataatattcaaaatataagaaatgataaaCTCAAGGCAATTGcctgaaaaatattgaaaatataggaAATGATAATAAACTCGAGGCAATTAAGCAGATTGTAAGAATATACACATAATGGATTAAGGTATgccttttatcaaacagtattatTGATGGAAAATGATAATTGCctgaataatattcaaaatataagaaaTGATGATAAACTCTAGGCAATTGCCTGAAAAATAAACTCGAGGCAATTGcctgaaaaatattcaaaatataggaATTCATTAGACTAAATGTATCTAAAAGGATCCACAGTATATAATTACTAAATGATAATTATGTTTTCAATgtgtttattataaaaatattgaagGTATAGAAAGTATCGAACCAAAATAGTTGAAAGAAAATTCAAAGGGATTCTTATGAAGAAAAGGTATGAATTATCCTACTATGAAATGGTGTTACTTTAAAATGCAGGGCAAATTGGCAATGTCTAAAATAGGGAAACTTGTGGCCGAATCTGATGTATTAAGTATTTTTTCTAAACTGCGTAAAAGTCTACGGCCTGGGATAGATGTATTTCACTTTCTGAAAACTTGAGGAATGAAGGCAATCTAATCTGGTAGACCACGTCTATTCATAAcgctactttgttttttttttttttttttcagatatttccctTCAGTTTATCTTAAATACTGATGTTAAAGGAATGCATTTATGACAGCTAAAAGGGGAACAACGGatcataaaacataaaatttcCAATCGTtgccttttaaaatatatatattggtaatatttTCCTACAGGGGTTGGCTTCTGGTATTCAAAATTTTCTTCCCTCTTATTAAGAGAAGGAATCACGTTAAAACCCTTTCAGTTACTACAATCTCCCAAATAAATCtcataaataagataaaaacacTCAAGATACTGTATTTCAGTTTCCATTTCATGGTGATGATATTCGAGACTCAAGACCCCGCACTAATGTTGCCAGATAAAAAAAATTCCCTGTTTTAGGGAAATTCTGAGTCTAAAagggaataaaaggaaaaaacttCAAAATCCACGGAAATTATACTCGAAGGTTTCACATTTATGAAAAGCAGAATAAGATGGTAAAGGAAAATTGGGAGAAGCCACATAATTTATAACAAATAGTCAAGAGCTGAGGATGCAGATTAACTATTCCTTCCGGCAAAGAGTTGATTAAAGGTACTTTAAATCCGACCGGAAGAATTCCTATTAGACAATAGGCTGGAAAACAATCTTCATGTTATACATAATTTCACTACAACGGAATTTTCTCCtcaaataaaaattagaattattttattggCATGTATGCGTTAAATACATGATGCACAtctgtttttcttaattttatatatggaATTCTATGAAATATTCACCCGTGctcattatcaaatattttttttcttccttcactaaagaaaagaatatattttgttttcagacacactgtatatacagtctctctctctctctctctctctctctctctctctctctctctctctctctctctctctctctctctctctctctctctctatttttatatatatatataaatatatatatatatatatatatatatatatatatatatatatatatatatataaatatatatatatatatatatatatatatatatatatatatatatattatacaaaacggAAATTTTGCTTGACAAGGGGAATTTTTGAAGACCAAAACAGGGAAATTTAGTCcagcccatctggcaacactgcggcCGCACTAGGGGGATTTAATCTTTATTCACATCACCCAGGGTTACAATCTGTCTATTTTATCTTTTTAAGCCCTCCATGAGAGAAAATGCCTTGTTGGTATATTTTATGTAGACTACAAATATAAATAACGtactgaaatatattcatataagatgTGAAAGCAGTACTTTTAAGAATCTCCATCAACACCCacatattttttaaaagttttgcaTCACATTCTTTCACTGGGTCTTTATTTCACGACCATATCCCTACGACATTGCAATCTTCCACGTGAGATGGTGTAGGCTACAATGGCGGACTGTAACGTGTGACTTGAAATTGACAGTGGACTTAGTCGTTGAAATAGCCCACTAGATGAGCAAAGCCAGCCTATTAAACTGGGCGACACCGTAAGCCCCTAAGGAATATTTGAAACATGAAGAGCTTTGCATGCATTCCTAAGCCACCTAGTAGATAAATCTAAAgtgaaacaaaaaaacaaattgcTATAATGTACACTATACTTTTCCCTAAGTTggaagaaggatcagaaaaacaaaaATTTTGGACTAtggctttcgtattttcataactcttcaggtccaattggaccggtattattgtactgtattgcagggtaatgtaacctagagaaaaaacttctttttttttctatagaaaaatgacaattgtttatcagttcatcaagtttatacctTCCGGGGCTACTGTGTACTAATTTTTGTTTATCGGTTCATCAAGTTTATACCTTCCGGGGCTactgtgtactaatttttatgttattgaatTATTTCTTATTTACTACTGTAGAAGAGGTGATTTCAATTCTGTTCCTAACTTTTGTACCAATTAGACCAGAAGAGATgaaaaatacgaaagcgctagtccaaaattttcgatttttttcttatccttcctccagcttagtgacaaatatatacatcgcatgcctcagcgatagatcgtacACTATACATTCATGTTACTATGCCATAGACACTACATGTAACCAAATAGGCCAACATACAGTACATGACAAATCATTTTGTCTACAAGTACTGAATGAACACATTTTGCATAATAATTCTAATACTCCCACTGAAATATTACTATTACTGtatcatgaaaataatataaaattctatTACCATTATTGATGTTCTTGATAACAACAAATATACCTTTAAATTGGATGCTTGTGACCAGCCATCTCCTGAGATGTGAAGTTTAGTCTGGCATTGGAAGAAGCAATAGCCATATCCATGGCACTTCAAGTATGGCTAGAAGTAGCATTTACTGGTAGCATTATTAGTTGTAGCTGGTTATTGTTAATTGTATTGTTCTTTTAAATCTACAGACAAGAATGACttattcaaaagataaaattaACATAGAAGTTAGTGtacttaacaataataatcaatatatcagCATTTTTCTAAGCAGGTTTCATCATGAGCTACATTTCGGCATAATTTCCCTTTCTTTTTGTGGACGTTCACATTGCACTTCCAACTCTATCTCTAGCTGGTCTGCATTTTGAAGTTTCTCATTTGTCCATTGTAAATATGTGTCTGCTGCAACCATACTACCTTCAGTCTCTTTTTATCCCCTCCAGATTCTATTTGTTGCTGTGACCATTCTGTTAAACTGAAAGAGTGTCCATTCTACTCCTTTGCATATATTTTGATGGTGGAATAGTGTGCTCTAATATGTGAAGAAATATCGGAGATCTTAAATTGGTGTCTTATTTAAGAAGTATCAAATATCTAAAAATGAGATTTGCTGATgcaggtatattaaaaaaaaatgtgaatgcaGACGTGACTGTGGATATCAATCTTTTTGATTTGCTTAGTAAGatggaagaaaatgaagaagaaaagtaGAAGGCATCAAAGTAAAGTAGCTGAGGAATGAAGAGACTCTACAAAAACCCTTTTGTGATACTAAAATTGAAGTGCACTTATGGCACTATCCCTTTTGGGGAAAAGTGTTTATACCTGCTCTAAATGACATGACTATACTAAAACAATTGGTATAACAGAGCTACTTATAAAGTATATAGTGCATAAAATTTGTAAGGCTGGACTCCCACTTGTGAATTTTTCATTGAGCGATGCTGATTGTTGCCAGATATCTCTAGAAAATGTGGCCATAACAGGGAGAGCGACAAAGGGCAAATTTGTGTCTCGAATGACGGAATGACAGCCGTCAACGTTTGCGGCTAAGGTACGAGCGATATAACACTGGGGATATGCGAACGTTAACCGGCTGACAGGATAAATGGTGGAAATATGGCCAGCAATATTAAATATTGTTTGTATGCATCGCACTATGCAGGATCATGCACACAGCCATTGAATGCCTGTGGAGCTACTGATGATAGATGGAACGATCGACAGAACATCGAGTGTCACATGTGATATAAAAGGGGCACTGAACCCAATCCAGCAGACATCTGTTGTCTGTTGTGACAGCCTCACCCTGGAACCACACCCACCTTTCCATTCACCATGATCACTCTTCCTCTCCCACCTTTAACCCTTGCGCAATGAAACGATCTCCGACCTTTAGTGTAAAGAGCTCAACGAATAGTGCTTTCCCTTTGACCTGAAAATTCACTTAGCGGCTGGATGCTGTCAGTGGAACCATGGCTGATAAATATGCACTTTGAAATTTCCTTCCAGAGACTAGAGACATTGCTAGACTATCTTAGGCGTTTTCATCTAAAATTCTTGAATCATCTTCgtattttactatatatgtatgaACTTATGCTTAAAATAATGTATCATTTTAGGATTTTCACTTAAATGGAATCTCATATTTCTGGATTTTCACTTAGATGCAGCATGAGAACTGGCTAGCGATGCTCACATGGCCTCCTGATATACGTGCGGACCGAAAAGCACACCACATGGTGGGTGACGTGTAAATATATTGTCGCAGGAATGTTCACATCATGCATTGCTCCATCATTTTGGTCACCTGTACATTTGCAAGCCTTCAAGCAACATCGCTCCTCATTCTCCATTTGTTGCTCGATGCGTCTTTCAAATGCCTAATTTCCAAATTATGTCGCCACAATTATGGTCGAACCTTCATCTTCGCAAGACGGGACGTGTGGGCATATTGTCGTGTGGCCTAGGAAATTCATTGTGAACAAAGTGGTCGTATTACACAATGACGTCAtgatctattatttttctttaaatatctgtCAATAATCAGCGTCACTAGACAAAAAAATCGCAAGTGGGAGTATAGCCTAAGTTTGTAATACTGTATGTAGGTTCAGTATAGCCAAACAAAGAGTCCAAGTTTAGAAAAAATGAGCATTTTAATACCCTGACACTCATCAGTCTTTTACTACATGCATATCTTGAGCATTATTTAAAATCTTTAAATCTTTGTAATCATTACTCATGACTGTCTCTGGTCCTAGGACAATCAAACTGCCTTAATTCTAAGTTGGTTTATTTCTAGTAGGTCACAAATTGCTCAATCATTTATAAACAAATTTTGACCCTATTACTATGCAATTTCTTATCATCAAGAGTAAAAAATTATCTTCTTTGGCCTACCGCTCTGCTCAGGTTAGGTACGCTAAGGTATACTGACCTACCCCTCTGCTCAGGTTAGGTACGCTAAAGTATACTAACCTTCCCCTCTGCTCAGGTTAGGTACGCTAGGGTATACTAACCCACCCCTCTGCTCAGGTTAGGTACGCTAAGGTATACTAACCTTCCCCTCTGCTCAGGTTAGGTACGCTAGGGTATACTAACCCACCCCTCTGCTCAGGTTAGGTTCGCTAAGGTATACTAACCCTCCCCTCTGCTCAGGTTAGGTTCGCTAAGGTATACTAACCCTCCCCTCTGCTCAGGTTAGGTTCGCTAAGGTATACTAACCCTCCCCTCTGCTCAGGTTAGGTACGCTAAGGTATACTAACCCTCCCCTCTGCTCAGGTTAGGTTCGCTAAGGTATACTAACCCTCCCCTCTGCTCAGGTTAGGTACGCTAAGGTATACTAACCCTCCCCTCTGCTCAGGTTAGGTTCGCTAAGGTATACCAACCCTCCCCTCTGCTCAGGTTAGGTACGCTAAGGTATACCAGCCCACCCCTCTGCTCAGGTTAGGTACGCTAAGGTATACCAACCCTCCCCTCTGCTCAGGTTAGGTTCGCTAAGGTATACCAACCCTCCCCTCTGCTCAGGTTAGGTACGCTAAGGTATACCAACCCTCCCCTCTGCTCAGGTTAGGTACGCTAAGGTATACCAACCCTCCCCTCTGCTCAGGTTAGGTACGCTAAGGTATACCAACCCACCCCTCTGCTCAGGTTAGGTTCGCTAAGGTATACCAACCCACCCCTCTGCTCAGGTTAGGTTCGCTAAGGTATACCAACCCTCCCCTCTGCTCAGGTTAGGTACGCTAAGGTATACCAACCCTCCCCTCTGCTCAGGTTAGGTACGCTAAGGTATACCAACCCTCCCCTCTGCTCAGGTTAGGTACGCTAAGGTATACCAACCCTCCCCTCTGCTCAGGTTAGGTTCGCTAAGGTATACCAACCCTCCCCTCTGCTCAGGTTAGGTACGCTAAGGTATACCAACCCTCCCCTCTGCTCAGGTTAGGTACGCTAAGGTATACCAACCCTCCCCTCTGCTCAGGTTAGGTACGCTAAGGTATACCAACCCTCCCCTCTGCTCAGGTTAGGTACGCTAAGGTATACCAACCCTCCCCTCTGCTCAGGTTAGGTTCGCTAAGGTATACCAACCCTCCCCTCTGCTCAGGTTAGGTACGCTAAGGTATACCAACCCTCCCCTCTGCTCAGGTTAGGTACGCTAAGGTACAGTATACCAACCCTCCCCTCTGCTCAGGTTAGGTACGCTAAGGTATACCAACCCTCCCCTCTGCTCAGGTTAGGTACGGTAAGGTATACTAACCTATCCTCTCTTCAGGTTAGGAACGCTAAGGCATACAAAGTAAAGAAATCTTGCATGACGTGTCCAAATACATTCTTTCCCGGGTaaggtatatattattattacaagctaggctatacccctagtgggaaaagcaagatgctatatgcacaagggctccaaagggtaaaaatagtccagtgaggaaaggaaacaaggaaataaataactacaagagaagtagtaaacagtaatatcttaatatCAAAGGTGATTTTAAGGTTTGGAAAGTACTTTGGGCCTCAGACCACAAAAATTGTCAAGGAaggttctaatattttttttctttttttttatcaaaacaaaattGGCCTAACTTAATCCCAGCCACCTGTGTATGTGAATGCTCGTGTATCGGGAAATTCCCCACCACCCAAGGGAACATTAGCCTAGGATAGCTTTTCCACTGGGAAAACCAGCCTGGGCTGTTAATACCCACAGTGGATTTCGGACCTAGGATATTTTACCCCCTATAGGCCATTTCTCTCACCCCCCTTACATGGaagattttacttttatttccacAGCAAGTAAACCATTCTCCCGTTATCCCCCTTTTCCagacggacacaggtgggaacctaggACTTTGGGTgggcaaaaacagaaaaaaaaaaaaaaccatgattatATAACACTTTAGAGAttcgtaaaaggccacagaacctaagacacccacctaacctaacctagtagttccttgGTCACAGACCTAGGAAGGGGGCAAGCCTCAGACCAGCTCCTAGGTCACAAACCTCACATGCCcaaggacccccttcccaggtaacAGACTTAGgggaaccacgaattactggaatACCCAGGTCAATACTGGAATCCctttgaaaattaccgaaatcctctacaatatcactgcaaacccttagaaatcgataaataatgtgtttttattaatttacattattttttagtaaattaattaaataaaatgtgtattttaaagcatttttctatataccctttacacaatatataaaagggtacagaacctaacaaatccacctaacctaacctagtagttcccaggtcacaacccctagctaggGGGAAGCCcctagacccccttcccaggtcacaacccctaggcaaggttctacctgtaaatatataaaaaaacaaatatgctaaaaacaaaaataacgtattttaataacACTTATTATTTAcggatttctaagggtttgcagtgatattgtaggggatttcggtcattttcaaggggattccagtatttacctgaggaTTTAGCCGGGGGTTTGACCCCAgaacccctttccaggtcacagatCTCAATATAAGATAACTCAGAATCAAACTTACGACACTAAAGTTTGGGTAATGACACAATGAGATTTTAAAATGGTGTTCACTACATTAGGCCTACCATGAGTCACCATGAAACTGTAGTTGCTACAAGTCGCCTGGCTATACGCTTATAATACCAATCTGGGAATCTCGGCTCAGAGGGAGGAATAATATCTGGGGGGAAAATGACCCTAGGGGGATATATATACTAAGGGTAAATTTCGGACTGGGAAAAACAGGTCATTGCAGCGGATTGTGAACTTTACCGTAGGCCTAGGGATTTCAATACTTCATCTCGCAAACTACTTTTAAGTAAACTGAATAATGAAACACCTCTATTAAAGCGCAGATCTTTCAATGTAGGATGAAACACAGTAGAAAGTAGCTTACCTTTACACAGAACCAATTATCAATTTGCTAAAAGGTTGTGTGACTTGAGTCTCTAAGGTGACATATCACAGAACGCGATGCCGTTTCGAATTTAGATTTCCTaggtaaatttttctttaaatttcaggtAATATCCAACGTTACATTAATAACATAATATAAGAAATTAGTTTCATCCACAAATttgttaaaaaatcaataaaagatgAATTTGACACTCGAATTTGCGATTAATTTTACAAAACTAACCTCCATAAGTTTCACTCAACTAAAGTTTACTAAACTAAAACACAAAACGTCAAATCCAGGGAAAGTTCATTTCGTAAAAAAAGCTAAAacgattatataattttaattatcaagTAGTCGTTTTTACCTATTTTATCTTAATGAATaccataaataattattttttttttatttagccttCGTCATTTCAGGAATTTAATATTGTTCTGTCATGATATAATTTTGCCATCTCGTTAACAGCTGGTACCAATGGTGGGCACTAGCAATTTCAACCCACTCCCGGTTAGTATGtcactgccattattattattattattattacttgctaagctacaaccctaattggaaaagcaggatgctataagctcaggggctccgacagagaaaatagctcagtgagggaaggaaacaaaggaaaataaaatattccaagaagagtaatgatattaaaataaatatctctatacAAACTttcacaaaaccagaggaagagaaataagatagaatattgtgcccgagtgtaccctcaagcaagagaactcttacccaagatagtgaaagaccatggtacagaggctatggcactatccaagattagagaacaatggtttaaatttggagtgtcctcctagaagagctgtttaccatagctaaagagtctctcctacaattacagtgcagtaagaagaattgtttggtaatctgtgttgtcaggtgtatgaggacagaagaggatgtgtaaggaataatccagactattcggtgtatatgttaggcaaagagaaaatgaaccgtaaccagagagaaggatccaatgtactactgtctggctagtcaaaagaccccataactctctagcggtagtatttcaataacAGCTGAAAAGGTTCTAGTGTTTTAAAATAAATACTATATGGAGAATCCCTTTTCTGGAGCCTTTGTGGATGATTGGGACAGACCGGGTGTTAAATGTTAATagttaggaattaaaaaaaaaaattaaaaaggaaacaaacacaagaccACCACACTGAAATCTTTCTACCCGGAGATAGCTACCCGAGGATAGCGTTATGTTCGGCTAGCAGTAAATAACTCTCTCGATTAGTAAGGCCAGGTATAATAACAGACGATGCTATAGTAGAGGACCCTggtgaggaaatgaggaaataataaaaaaaaacacatgaagtaatgaacaattaaaataaaatactttaaaacattaacattaaaacagaaaagaggaaaattTCCCTGTTTTACGAAAATAGGAAGAAAACTTCGAAATCAACAGGGCAATTTTACTCTGTTTCGCATTTATGAAAAGCACAatacataagaaaagaaaaatgagagaagcTATAAAATCTCTAACAAATAGTAGAAAAGTTGGTTCTATTAATGACAGTACTAATACTCTGGTGTATATATAGACCTAACCACTGAAAGTCATACTTATAGGCCTACTTACTTATACTTGGTATACTGAAAGTCATAATGACAGATGGAGGAAAATTTCCGTTGTTTTGGGAAATTTTGAGTTcaaaaaggtaaaaaggaaaataaaatactaaaatcaagtGGGAAATTTTATTCGAAGGTTCCATATGAAAGAGCCCCTGTCCAGCAAGAAGGGCTGGGCAATCTCACAAGCAAGCTAGCAAGATGGTAAAATAAAATTGGGAGAAGACACAAAATCTATGACAAGTAGCAAAAAAGATTGTTTCTGTTTCTGAGGGCACGAATTCTGAACAGATGGCAGTGGGAATAGATCGAGAGTTTAACTGTTACGTTGTTGCAGCTTAACTATCCCTCCCGGCAAACTGAGGATTGACGAAACTTTTAATCCGACCCAAAGAATTCCTATTATACAATAGGTTGAAAACAACTGAATAAGTCTTCATGTTAAAGATAATATTACTATTTACTTGGAATTTTCTCCTCAAATAAGAATTAAACTTATGTTATCGGTATGCATTCAATACATTATGTACTtctgtttttcataactttatatatGGTATTCTCTAAATTATCCATCCTTGTTCAATATCTACTATTATTTTTCTTGCTTCAcactaatgtataaaaatattttgttttcaaagacaTATAAACAGTTTTTCTTTTAGTAAACTCGTAATTTTCTCTtcacaaatatttgttttgtatcTAGATTTCTATTATGCTATAGGCCTACTGTATTCCTATTGATGAATGTAACTCAAGTTCAGAAGATAGCCATGAACTAATGGCTGACTAAAACTGTAGTTAGTaaaataaatgtaaagtaaaaccatgaaaaaatagtttcatttttaCCCCCTGATGAGTTAATGTCGTGAGGTGATAGAAGCCATATGTTCaattgatcattatatatatatatatatatatatatatatatatatatatatatatatattatatatatatatatatatatatatatatatatatatatatatgtgtgtgtgtgtgtgtgtgtgtgtgtgtttatatatatatatatatatatatatatatatatatatatatatatatatatatatatatatatatatatgtgtgtgtgtgtgtgtgtgtatatatatatatatatatatatatatatatatatatatatatatatatatatatatatatatatattagaacaaggATATATTTTGCTTGAGAAAGGGAATTTTTTAAGACCAAAACAAGGAAATTTAGTCTAGCCCATCTTGCAACACTGATATAACAGACCTATCACTATATCAGTCATAAATGTTGACATGCGAATTTGGTGTTTGAATAACTGCacagatattgaagaaaaaaattctcattcctaaTTTTGCTTACATTATGGAATAAAGAATTAGTGGACGCaaatttaaaacaataagaaaTTCCATTTAGGCAGCAAGTTGCATCCAGAAGCAGGCCTCGTGGTTGAAGCATCAAATTtggtaattttcaagttttttactattattattattattattattattattattattattattacctgctaagctacaaccctagttggataagcaggatatgctgtaagcccagggcctccaacagggaaagtaacccagtaaggaaaggaaactaggaaaaatagaatattttaagaacagtaacaaaattagaataaatatttccaatataaactttaacaaaacaagatgaagagaagacagtggaagaccatggtacagaggctatggcactacccaagactagagagcaatagtttgattttcttgACAAAAATACATCTCTGCCtgctagaaatagaaaaaaatgtttgcAAAACATGGATTTGGTAAAAAAACTTGAACCACATACATGGTATTATCAGAATCATGTAAAATATtgatatcttaggatagttgttCGGGGGTTAGAAC from Palaemon carinicauda isolate YSFRI2023 chromosome 44, ASM3689809v2, whole genome shotgun sequence encodes:
- the LOC137634311 gene encoding histone H1-delta-like, which codes for MADAEAPAAAAPAAPAKEKKEKKPKVKKPAVKPTHPPYGTMIAAAVKSLKERNGSSRQAILKYIVANYKVGDEKKAGSRLKLALKKGVTSGALKQVKGAGASGSFKLAKEDAKPVKKSAPKPAAKKSPKKPAAKKPAKKPAPKKAAKKPAAKKAAKKPAAAAAKKPAKKPAAKKAAKKPAAKKPTPKKAKKPAKK